Genomic window (Pseudomonadota bacterium):
AGGCGCCACGGTGGGGCAGGGGAACAACTGCGTGGCTGAACAGACAGCACACCCGCGACTGATGCTGGTGGAGGATGACCTCGAGTTGCAGCAGCTGATCCGGCGCTACCTCGAGAAGAACGGCTTTGACGTCGACGTGTGCTCAGACGGCGCCGACGCGGTGGACCGCATCGTGTGCGGTGACTTTGACCTGGTGATCCTGGACCTCAAGTTGCCAGGTCTCGACGGCATCTCGGTGTGCCGCGAAATCCGCCACCGGTTCTTCGGCCCGGTGCTCATGCTGACGGCCTCGGGTGACGACATCGACCACGTGGTCGGTCTTGAGGTCGGTGCGGACGATTTCATCCTCAAACCCGTCGAACCGCGGGTGCTGCTCGCGCGGATTCGGGCCCGGCTGCGTGCCCCGGCGGTGACGCGCAACCTGCCACCCGCAGCGTCAGCGGCGCCCAGCCCGGCGTTGCTGTCAGCAGGTGGCCTGACCATCAACCTGTCCAGCCGCGTGGCCGAATTCGACGGGCGCACGCTTGAGCTCAGCACGCCCGAGTATGACCTGCTCGTGTTGCTGGCTGAAAATGCAGGTCAGGTGCTCAGCCGCGAGGCCATTTTTCAGTCCTTGCGCAAGCTGCCCTACGACGGTCAGAACCGCTTTGTGGACGTCACGGTGTCGCAGATCCGCAAACAACTCGGCGACCAGGCAGAGCACCATCTGAAAACCGTGCGTGGCAAGGGTTACCTGCTTGCATTGTCCCGTTGAGCGATTGCGCCCGGGTGCGGTTCGGCCTGCGAGGTTGATCGTAGTGCGGGACTGATCGCGCGATTCGCCCCGACGGTTCGCGTCCGCGGTGTGGTTTTCCGTCAGCCGTCCTGCGTTACACTCCGGCGCGACGTCCCATGGTACCTATACAGAGGAGGCCCCATGTCAGGGCAACGTTTCG
Coding sequences:
- a CDS encoding response regulator transcription factor, whose product is MLVEDDLELQQLIRRYLEKNGFDVDVCSDGADAVDRIVCGDFDLVILDLKLPGLDGISVCREIRHRFFGPVLMLTASGDDIDHVVGLEVGADDFILKPVEPRVLLARIRARLRAPAVTRNLPPAASAAPSPALLSAGGLTINLSSRVAEFDGRTLELSTPEYDLLVLLAENAGQVLSREAIFQSLRKLPYDGQNRFVDVTVSQIRKQLGDQAEHHLKTVRGKGYLLALSR